A stretch of DNA from Trueperaceae bacterium:
GCCCTCCTGATGATCGGGTCGTTCGCGCTGGTGGCCATCAACCTGATCACCGACATCGTGTACTCCATCGTCGACGCCCGGATCCGCTATGACTGACCCCGTAGCCGCGCGGGCTCCCCGCACCTTCCTGGGCGAGGCGCTGAAGCGCTTCCGCAGGCACAAGCTGGCCGTCGCCAGCCTCGGGCTGCTGGTCGTCCTCTCCCTGGCCGCGGTGTTCGCTCCGTACCTGACGCCTTACACCTTCGACGGTCAGGACGTCGCCCTGCTCGGCATGCCGACCCCACCCAGCCTTGCCCACCCGATGGGAACGGACCATCTCGGCCGCGACAACGCGACACGCGTGCTCTACGGCGCTCGCGTCTCGCTCCTCGTCGGTCTCCTGAGCGCCCTGATCGCGACGCTCGTCGGCACGGTCGTCGGCGCGCTCGCCGGCTTCTACGGGGGCGCCACGGACAACGTCCTCATGCGCGCCACCGACGTGGTCCTGTCCATCCCCCTGCTGCCCCTCGTGATCGTCTTGTCGGGCTTCCTAAGACCCAACCTCTACCTGTTGGTCCTGATCATCGGCGTGCTCGGCTGGATGGGGACCGCGCGACTCGTTCGGAGTCAGTTCCTGTCGCTGCGCGGACGCGATTTCGTCGAGGCGTCGCGCGCGCTCGGCGGTTCCGGGATCAGGATCATGTTCCTGCACATGCTCCCGAACGCCCTGGGGCCGATCCTGGTCAGCACGACCCTCTCGGTCGGTGGCGCCATCCTGCTGGAATCGGCGCTCTCCTTCTTCGGCTTCGGCGTGCAGCCTCCGACACCGACCTGGGGCAACCTCCTCAACTCGTCGCGGGACTGGCTTGACATCGCCCCCTGGATAGCCACGTTCCCCGGCCTGTTCATCCTCATGACCGTGCTCGCGGTCAACTTCCTGGGCGACGGGCTGCGGGACGCCTTCGACCCGCGCCTGTGAGCCCTTCAGGGCGTCCCCGCCGCCCGCACGCGGCCGCGGGGCGAAAGGAGTACCGGTGAAGATACTGATCGTTGGTTCCGGCGCCATCGGCGGCCTGGCAGGCGCGCACATGACGCGCGCGGGCCACGACGTCACCCTCGTCGATCGGTGGCGAGAGCATGTCGAGGCGATGAACGCGGGCGGCCTCAGGTTCGACGGCGTCCGCGGCGAGTTCGTCATCCCCGTGACGGCCATCACCCCCGACGAGCTCCCGCGGCACGTGGCCGCCAAGGGTCCTCTCGAAGCCGTGCTGATAGCCACCAAGTCCCAGCACACGGAGGGCGCCGTGAGGCTGCTCCTCCCGCTGATGAGCAGCGAGACGTTCATCGTCTCCTACCAGAACGGCTTCAACGAGCCCATGATCGCCGAGCTGTTGAGCGAGGCGGGGATCGGCGGCGAGGAGCGCGTCATGGGGTCGATCCCGAACTACGGCGGCGCGCTCGTCGACCCGGGGCACATCGAGTTCGTGCACGAGGGGCCCATCCAACTGGGCGAGATGACGAGGCAGCGGACGCGGCGGCTGGCCGACCTGGCCGAGGCGCTGTCCTCGCTCACGGAAGTCCAGCTCTCGGACAACATCTGGGGCCAGATCTGGGCGAAGGAGGTCTACTCGCAGCAGGTCGTCTTCAGCGCTCTGGCGGACGCGCGGATCCATGAGACGCTCGGCGTCGAGAGGTACGCGCGACTGGCGGGCGCGGTGGTGCGCGAGGCGCTCGAGATCGCGGAGGCTTGCGGCATAACCGTCGAGGCGTTCGACTTCTTCGATCCGGCCAACTACAAGCCCGCTACGGCCGCGGACACCCGCCGGCTCATCGCCAACATCGACCACGCCATCTGGCTCCTGAAGAAGGACCAGAAGCCGTCGGAGCACGTCTTCAAGAAGCAGGGCTCCGGCATCTGGTGGGACATCGTCTACCGGAAGCGCGCCTCGGAGGTGGGCGCCATGAGCGGGGCGCTCGTCGAGTACGGGAAGG
This window harbors:
- a CDS encoding ABC transporter permease, with the protein product MTDPVAARAPRTFLGEALKRFRRHKLAVASLGLLVVLSLAAVFAPYLTPYTFDGQDVALLGMPTPPSLAHPMGTDHLGRDNATRVLYGARVSLLVGLLSALIATLVGTVVGALAGFYGGATDNVLMRATDVVLSIPLLPLVIVLSGFLRPNLYLLVLIIGVLGWMGTARLVRSQFLSLRGRDFVEASRALGGSGIRIMFLHMLPNALGPILVSTTLSVGGAILLESALSFFGFGVQPPTPTWGNLLNSSRDWLDIAPWIATFPGLFILMTVLAVNFLGDGLRDAFDPRL